The proteins below come from a single Cupriavidus pauculus genomic window:
- a CDS encoding tautomerase family protein — MPIMHVTHVEGALRPAQKAALAKALNEVLLVMEGNARTRGGRAFAWVLFHEVHEQDWWIDGRTDDSLVAPPGTFLVHVTIPEGYMNAAHKTEVHAAVNGAILGVLGGEDHPDAGSSVLVVIDEVTEGNWGARGRTISLASISEAVGLPKDGERYAWVRAYFAAKARQYAAAGYPADCGGLLPEAA, encoded by the coding sequence ATGCCGATCATGCACGTCACCCATGTGGAGGGCGCGCTGCGCCCCGCCCAGAAAGCCGCCCTCGCGAAGGCCCTCAACGAAGTCCTGCTCGTGATGGAAGGCAATGCCCGCACGCGCGGCGGCCGTGCCTTTGCGTGGGTCCTGTTCCACGAGGTCCACGAGCAGGACTGGTGGATCGATGGCCGTACCGACGACAGCCTTGTCGCGCCCCCTGGCACGTTCCTCGTCCACGTGACGATTCCCGAGGGCTATATGAATGCGGCGCACAAGACCGAGGTGCATGCCGCGGTCAACGGCGCGATCCTCGGCGTGCTGGGCGGTGAAGATCACCCCGATGCCGGGTCCAGCGTCCTCGTCGTCATCGACGAGGTGACCGAAGGCAACTGGGGCGCGCGCGGGCGGACCATCAGCCTGGCGAGCATTTCGGAGGCCGTGGGCCTGCCGAAGGACGGCGAGCGGTATGCGTGGGTGCGTGCGTATTTCGCGGCCAAGGCCCGGCAATATGCGGCGGCCGGGTATCCGGCCGATTGCGGCGGCCTGCTGCCGGAGGCCGCCTGA
- a CDS encoding rubredoxin, protein MDIQRWKRLVCLGCGFMYDEAEGLPEHGLQAGTRWEDVPDDWVCPDCGTPKARFEMVELPYAHEPVPATAEKAAPVPTRPPENFVLRDSERGFHQYLSTGETSSYVAGHPNAVISRHSSFNFADYQSGRRGFGPMRMFGEETFSGMGCGYNMHPHHDFVICAFVLEGELTHINTVGNVDQLHAGDYYVFSAGAGGKHAELNIRSEDMRIVYIWFLPGQLLLPPSYHRARYAAETSRNRLVTLVGDTPGALPIPQDARVSRLSADGPMLQRYQPSSPRHGVYLFVIEGSAECADVALTRRDSMALFGGEAFAFRTGPGHTDILVVETTY, encoded by the coding sequence ATGGATATCCAACGTTGGAAGCGGCTCGTCTGCCTGGGCTGCGGCTTTATGTACGACGAGGCGGAGGGGTTGCCCGAGCACGGACTGCAGGCCGGCACCCGCTGGGAGGATGTGCCCGACGACTGGGTCTGCCCCGACTGCGGCACGCCGAAGGCGCGGTTTGAAATGGTCGAGCTGCCGTACGCGCATGAACCGGTGCCGGCCACCGCGGAGAAAGCAGCACCCGTTCCCACCCGACCGCCCGAGAACTTCGTGCTGCGCGACAGCGAGCGCGGGTTCCACCAATACCTGTCGACGGGCGAGACCTCGTCGTACGTGGCCGGGCATCCGAACGCCGTCATCAGCCGGCATTCGAGTTTCAACTTCGCCGACTACCAGTCGGGTCGCCGCGGGTTCGGACCGATGCGCATGTTCGGCGAGGAAACCTTCAGCGGCATGGGTTGCGGCTACAACATGCATCCGCACCACGACTTCGTGATCTGCGCGTTCGTGCTCGAAGGCGAGCTCACGCACATCAACACGGTCGGCAACGTCGATCAGCTCCATGCGGGCGACTACTACGTATTCTCGGCCGGAGCGGGCGGCAAGCATGCGGAGCTGAACATCAGGAGCGAGGACATGCGGATCGTCTACATCTGGTTCCTGCCGGGCCAGTTGCTGCTGCCGCCGTCCTACCACCGCGCGCGGTATGCCGCGGAGACCTCGCGCAACCGCCTTGTCACGCTCGTTGGCGATACACCGGGCGCACTGCCGATTCCGCAGGACGCCCGCGTTTCGCGGCTGAGCGCCGACGGTCCCATGCTGCAGCGCTACCAGCCGTCCTCCCCCCGTCATGGCGTGTACCTCTTCGTCATCGAGGGGTCCGCCGAATGCGCGGACGTCGCGCTCACGCGCCGCGACAGCATGGCCCTGTTCGGCGGCGAAGCGTTTGCGTTCCGCACCGGCCCCGGCCATACCGACATTCTTGTCGTCGAAACCACCTATTGA